Proteins encoded in a region of the Papio anubis isolate 15944 chromosome 14, Panubis1.0, whole genome shotgun sequence genome:
- the DCTN1 gene encoding dynactin subunit 1 isoform X4, producing MAQSKRHVYSRTPSGSRMSAEASARPLRVGSRVEVIGKGHRGTVAYVGATLFATGKWVGVILDEAKGKNDGTVQGRKYFTCDEGHGIFVRQSQIQVFEDGADTTSPETPDSSASKVLKREGTDTTAKTSKLRGLKPKKAPTARKTTTRRPKPTRPASTGVAGASSSLGPSGSASAGELSSSEPSTPAQTPLAAPIIPTPALTSPGAVPPLPSPSKEEEGLRAQVRDLEEKLETLRLKRAEDKAKLKELEKHKIQLEQVQEWKSKMQEQQADLQRRLKEARKEAKEALEAKERYMEEMADTADAIEMATLDKEMAEERAESLQQEVEALKERVDELTTDLEILKAEIEEKGSDGAASSYQLKQLEEQNARLKDALVRMRDLSSSEKQEHVKLQKLMEKKNQELEVVRQQRERLQEELSQAESTIDELKEQVDAALGAEEMVEMLTDRNLNLEEKVRELRETVGDLEAMNEMNDELQENARETELELREQLDMAGARVREAQKRVEAAQETVADYQQTIKKYRQLTAHLQDVNRELTNQQEASVERQQQPPPETFDFKIKFAETKAHAKAIEMELRQMEVAQANRHMSLLTAFMPDSFLRPGGDHDCVLVLLLMPRLICKAELIRKQAQEKFELSENCSERPGLRGAAGEQLSFAAGLVYSLSLLQATLHRYEHALSQCSVDVYKKVGSLYPEMSAHERSLDFLIELLHKDQLDETVNVEPLTKAIKYYQHLYSIHLAEQPEDCTMQLADHIKFTQSALDCMSVEVGRLRAFLQGGQEATDIALLLRDLETSCSDIRQFCKKIRRRMPGTDAPGIPAALAFGPQVSDTLLDCRKHLTWVVAVLQEVAAAAAQLIAPLAENEGLPVAALEELAFKASEQIYGTPSSSPYECLRQSCNILISTMNKLATAMQEGEYDAERPPSKPPPVELRAAALRAEITDAEGLGLKLEDRETVIKELKKSLKIKGEELSEANVRLSLLEKKLDSAAKDADERIEKVQTRLEETQALLRKKEKDFEETMDALQADIDQLEAEKTELKQRLNSQSKRTIEGLRSPPPSGIATLVSGIAGGAVPGQAPGSVPGPGLVKDSPLLLQQISAMRLHISQLQHENNILKGAQMKASLASLPPLHVAKLSHEGPGSELPAGALYRKTSQLLETLNQLSTHTHVVDITRTSPATKSPSAQLMEQVAQLKSLSDTIEKLKDEVLKETVSQRPGATVPTDFATFPSSAFLRAKEEQQDDTVYMGKVTFSCAAGLGQRHRLVLTQEQLHQLHSRLIS from the exons AGGGAACTGATACAACTGCAAAGACTAGCAAACTG CGGGGACTGAAGCCTAAGAAG GCACCGACAGCCCGAAAG ACCACAACTCGGCGGCCCAAG CCCACCCGCCCAGCCAGTACTGGGGTGGCTGGGGCCAGTAGCTCCCTGGGCCCCTCTGGCTCAGCATCAGCAGGTGAGCTGAGCAGCAGTGAGCCCAGCACCCCGGCTCAGACTCCGCTGGCAGCACCCATCATCCCCACGCCGGCCCTCACCTCTCCTGGAGCAGTCCCCCCGCTTCCTTCCCCCTCCAAG gaggaggagggactaAGGGCTCAGGTGCGGGACCTGGAGGAAAAACTAGAGACCCTGAGACTGAAACGGGCAGAAGACaaagcaaagctaaaagagcTGGAGAAACACAAAATCCAACTGGAGCAGGTGCAGGAATGGAAGAGCAAAATGCAGGAGCAGCAGGCCGACCTGCAGCGGCGCCTCAAGGAGGCGAGAAAG GAAGCCAAGGAGGCCCTGGAGGCAAAGGAACGTTATATGGAGGAGATGGCTGATACTGCTGATGCCATTGAGATGGCCACTTTGGACAAGGAGATGGCTGAAGAGCGGGCTGAGTCCCTGcagcaggaggtggaggcacTGAAAGAGCGAGTGGACGAGCTCACCACTGACTTAGAGATCCTCAAGGCTGAGATTGAAGAGAAGG GCTCAGATGGCGCTGCATCCAGTTATCAGCTCAAGCAGCTTGAGGAGCAGAACGCCCGCCTGAAGGATGCCCTGGTGAG GATGCGGGATCTTTCTTCCTCAGAGAAGCAGGAGCATGTGAAGCTCCAGAAGCTCATGGAAAAGAAGAACCAAGAACTGGAAGTTGTGAGGCAGCAGCGGGAGCGTCTGCAGGAGGAGCTAAGCCAGGCAGAGAGCACCATTGATGAGCTCAAGGAGCAG GTGGATGCTGCTCTGGGTGCTGAGGAGATGGTGGAGATGCTGACAGATCGGAACCTGAATCTGGAAGAGAAAGTGCGCGAGTTGAGGGAGACTGTGGGAGACTTG GAAGCGATGAATGAGATGAACGACGAGCTGCAGGAGAATGCACGTGAGACAGAACTGGAGCTGCGGGAGCAGCTGGACATGGCGGGCGCGCGGGTTCGTGAGGCCCAGAAGCGTGTGGAGGCAGCCCAGGAGACGGTTGCAGACTACCAGCAGACCATTAAGAAGTACCGCCAGCTGACCGCCCATCTTCAG GATGTGAATCGGGAACTGACAAACCAGCAGGAAGCATCTGTGGAGAGGCAACAGCAGCCACCTCCAGAGACCTTTGACTTCAAAATCAAGTTTGCTGAGACTAAGGCCCATGCCAAG GCAATTGAGATGGAATTGAGGCAGATGGAGGTGGCCCAGGCCAACCGACACATGTCCCTGCTGACAGCCTTCATGCCTGACAGCTTCCTTCGGCCAGGTGGGGACCATGACTGCGTTCTGGTGCTGCTACTCATGCCTCGTCTCATTTGCAAG GCAGAGCTGATCCGGAAGCAGGCCCAGGAGAAGTTTGAACTAAGTGAGAACTGTTCAGAGCGGCCTGGGCTGCGAGGAGCTGCTGGGGAACAACTCAGCTTTGCTGCTGGACTGGTGTACTCGCTGAGCCTACTGCAGGCCACGCTACACCGCTATGAGCA TGCCCTCTCTCAGTGCAGTGTGGATGTGTATAAGAAAGTGGGCAGCCTCTACCCTGAGATGAGTGCCCATGAGCGTTCATTGGATTTCCTTATTGAACTGCTGCACAAGGATCAGCTGGATGAGACTGTCAATGTGGAGCCTCTCACCAAGGCCATCAAGTACTATCAG CATCTGTACAGCATCCACCTTGCCGAACAGCCTGAGGACTGTACTATGCAGCTGGCTGACCACATTAAG TTCACGCAAAGTGCTCTGGACTGCATGAGTGTGGAGGTAGGACGGCTGCGTGCCTTCTTGCAG GGTGGGCAGGAGGCTACAGATATTGCCCTTCTGCTCCGGGATCTGGAAACTTCGTGCAGTGACATCCGCCAGTTCTGCAAGAAGATCCGAAGGCGAATGCCAGGGACAGATGCTCCTGGGATCCCAGCTGCACTGGCCTTTGGACCACAG GTATCTGACACGCTCCTAGACTGCAGGAAACACTTGACATGGGTCGTGGCTGTGCTGCAGGAGGTGGCAGCTGCTGCTGCCCAGCTCATTGCCCCACTGGCGGAGAATGAGGGGCTACCTGTGGCTGCCCTGGAGGAACTGGCTTTCAAAGCAAGCGAGCAG ATCTATGGGACCCCTTCCAGCAGCCCCTATGAGTGTCTGCGCCAGTCATGCAACATCCTCATCAGTACCATGAACAAGCTGGCCACAGCCATGCAGGAGGGGGAGTATGATGCAGAGCGGCCCCCCAGCAAG CCTCCACCAGTTGAGTTGCGGGCTGCCGCCCTTCGTGCAGAGATCACAGATGCTGAAGGACTGGGTTTGAAGCTCGAAGATCGAGAGACAGTTATTAAGGAGTTGAAGAAGTCACTCAAGATTAAG GGAGAGGAGCTAAGTGAGGCCAATGTGCGGCTGAGCCTCCTGGAGAAGAAGTTGGACAGTGCTGCCAAGGATGCAGATGAGCGTATCGAGAAAGTCCAGACTCGGCTGGAGGAGACCCAGGCACTGCTGCGGAAGAAGGAGAA AGATTTTGAGGAGACAATGGATGCACTCCAGGCTGACATCGACCAGCTGGAGGCAGAGAAGACAGAACTAAAGCAACGGCTGAACAGCCAGTCTAAGCGCACAATTGAGGGGCTCCGGAGCCCTCCTCCTTCAGGCATTGCTACTCTGGTCTCTGGCATTGCTGGTG GAGCTGTCCCTGGGCAGGCTCCAGGGTctgtgccaggcccagggctggTGAAGGACTCACCACTGCTGCTTCAGCAGATCTCTGCCATGAGGCTGCACATCTCCCAGCTCCAGCATGAGAATAACATCCTCAAG GGAGCCCAGATGAAGGCATCCTTGGCATCCCTGCCCCCTCTGCATGTTGCAAAGCTATCCCATGAGGGCCCTGGCAGTGAGTTACCAGCTGGAGCGCTGTATCGTAAGACCAGCCAGCTGCTGGAGACGTTGAATCAgttgagcacacacacacacgtagtaGACATCACTCGCACTAGCCCTG CTACCAAGAGTCCATCAGCCCAACTTATGGAGCAAGTGGCTCAGCTTAAGTCCCTGAGTGACACCATTGAGAAGCTCAAG GATGAGGTCCTCAAGGAAACAGTATCTCAGCGCCCTGGAGCCACAGTACCCACTGACTTTGCCACCTTCCCTTCATCAGCCTTCCTCAGG GCCAAGGAGGAGCAGCAGGATGACACAGTCTACATGGGCAAAGTGACCTTCTCCTGTGCGGCTGGTCTTGGACAGCGACACCGGCTGGTGCTGACCCAGGAGCAGCTGCACCAGCTTCACAGTCGCCTCATCTCCTAA
- the DCTN1 gene encoding dynactin subunit 1 isoform X2, with protein sequence MAQSKRHVYSRTPSGSRMSAEASARPLRVGSRVEVIGKGHRGTVAYVGATLFATGKWVGVILDEAKGKNDGTVQGRKYFTCDEGHGIFVRQSQIQVFEDGADTTSPETPDSSASKVLKREGTDTTAKTSKLRGLKPKKAPTARKTTTRRPKPTRPASTGVAGASSSLGPSGSASAGELSSSEPSTPAQTPLAAPIIPTPALTSPGAVPPLPSPSKEEEGLRAQVRDLEEKLETLRLKRAEDKAKLKELEKHKIQLEQVQEWKSKMQEQQADLQRRLKEARKEAKEALEAKERYMEEMADTADAIEMATLDKEMAEERAESLQQEVEALKERVDELTTDLEILKAEIEEKGSDGAASSYQLKQLEEQNARLKDALVRMRDLSSSEKQEHVKLQKLMEKKNQELEVVRQQRERLQEELSQAESTIDELKEQVDAALGAEEMVEMLTDRNLNLEEKVRELRETVGDLEAMNEMNDELQENARETELELREQLDMAGARVREAQKRVEAAQETVADYQQTIKKYRQLTAHLQDVNRELTNQQEASVERQQQPPPETFDFKIKFAETKAHAKAIEMELRQMEVAQANRHMSLLTAFMPDSFLRPGGDHDCVLVLLLMPRLICKAELIRKQAQEKFELSENCSERPGLRGAAGEQLSFAAGLVYSLSLLQATLHRYEHALSQCSVDVYKKVGSLYPEMSAHERSLDFLIELLHKDQLDETVNVEPLTKAIKYYQHLYSIHLAEQPEDCTMQLADHIKFTQSALDCMSVEVGRLRAFLQGGQEATDIALLLRDLETSCSDIRQFCKKIRRRMPGTDAPGIPAALAFGPQVSDTLLDCRKHLTWVVAVLQEVAAAAAQLIAPLAENEGLPVAALEELAFKASEQIYGTPSSSPYECLRQSCNILISTMNKLATAMQEGEYDAERPPSKPPPVELRAAALRAEITDAEGLGLKLEDRETVIKELKKSLKIKGEELSEANVRLSLLEKKLDSAAKDADERIEKVQTRLEETQALLRKKEKDFEETMDALQADIDQLEAEKTELKQRLNSQSKRTIEGLRSPPPSGIATLVSGIAGEEQQRGAVPGQAPGSVPGPGLVKDSPLLLQQISAMRLHISQLQHENNILKGAQMKASLASLPPLHVAKLSHEGPGSELPAGALYRKTSQLLETLNQLSTHTHVVDITRTSPATKSPSAQLMEQVAQLKSLSDTIEKLKDEVLKETVSQRPGATVPTDFATFPSSAFLRAKEEQQDDTVYMGKVTFSCAAGLGQRHRLVLTQEQLHQLHSRLIS encoded by the exons AGGGAACTGATACAACTGCAAAGACTAGCAAACTG CGGGGACTGAAGCCTAAGAAG GCACCGACAGCCCGAAAG ACCACAACTCGGCGGCCCAAG CCCACCCGCCCAGCCAGTACTGGGGTGGCTGGGGCCAGTAGCTCCCTGGGCCCCTCTGGCTCAGCATCAGCAGGTGAGCTGAGCAGCAGTGAGCCCAGCACCCCGGCTCAGACTCCGCTGGCAGCACCCATCATCCCCACGCCGGCCCTCACCTCTCCTGGAGCAGTCCCCCCGCTTCCTTCCCCCTCCAAG gaggaggagggactaAGGGCTCAGGTGCGGGACCTGGAGGAAAAACTAGAGACCCTGAGACTGAAACGGGCAGAAGACaaagcaaagctaaaagagcTGGAGAAACACAAAATCCAACTGGAGCAGGTGCAGGAATGGAAGAGCAAAATGCAGGAGCAGCAGGCCGACCTGCAGCGGCGCCTCAAGGAGGCGAGAAAG GAAGCCAAGGAGGCCCTGGAGGCAAAGGAACGTTATATGGAGGAGATGGCTGATACTGCTGATGCCATTGAGATGGCCACTTTGGACAAGGAGATGGCTGAAGAGCGGGCTGAGTCCCTGcagcaggaggtggaggcacTGAAAGAGCGAGTGGACGAGCTCACCACTGACTTAGAGATCCTCAAGGCTGAGATTGAAGAGAAGG GCTCAGATGGCGCTGCATCCAGTTATCAGCTCAAGCAGCTTGAGGAGCAGAACGCCCGCCTGAAGGATGCCCTGGTGAG GATGCGGGATCTTTCTTCCTCAGAGAAGCAGGAGCATGTGAAGCTCCAGAAGCTCATGGAAAAGAAGAACCAAGAACTGGAAGTTGTGAGGCAGCAGCGGGAGCGTCTGCAGGAGGAGCTAAGCCAGGCAGAGAGCACCATTGATGAGCTCAAGGAGCAG GTGGATGCTGCTCTGGGTGCTGAGGAGATGGTGGAGATGCTGACAGATCGGAACCTGAATCTGGAAGAGAAAGTGCGCGAGTTGAGGGAGACTGTGGGAGACTTG GAAGCGATGAATGAGATGAACGACGAGCTGCAGGAGAATGCACGTGAGACAGAACTGGAGCTGCGGGAGCAGCTGGACATGGCGGGCGCGCGGGTTCGTGAGGCCCAGAAGCGTGTGGAGGCAGCCCAGGAGACGGTTGCAGACTACCAGCAGACCATTAAGAAGTACCGCCAGCTGACCGCCCATCTTCAG GATGTGAATCGGGAACTGACAAACCAGCAGGAAGCATCTGTGGAGAGGCAACAGCAGCCACCTCCAGAGACCTTTGACTTCAAAATCAAGTTTGCTGAGACTAAGGCCCATGCCAAG GCAATTGAGATGGAATTGAGGCAGATGGAGGTGGCCCAGGCCAACCGACACATGTCCCTGCTGACAGCCTTCATGCCTGACAGCTTCCTTCGGCCAGGTGGGGACCATGACTGCGTTCTGGTGCTGCTACTCATGCCTCGTCTCATTTGCAAG GCAGAGCTGATCCGGAAGCAGGCCCAGGAGAAGTTTGAACTAAGTGAGAACTGTTCAGAGCGGCCTGGGCTGCGAGGAGCTGCTGGGGAACAACTCAGCTTTGCTGCTGGACTGGTGTACTCGCTGAGCCTACTGCAGGCCACGCTACACCGCTATGAGCA TGCCCTCTCTCAGTGCAGTGTGGATGTGTATAAGAAAGTGGGCAGCCTCTACCCTGAGATGAGTGCCCATGAGCGTTCATTGGATTTCCTTATTGAACTGCTGCACAAGGATCAGCTGGATGAGACTGTCAATGTGGAGCCTCTCACCAAGGCCATCAAGTACTATCAG CATCTGTACAGCATCCACCTTGCCGAACAGCCTGAGGACTGTACTATGCAGCTGGCTGACCACATTAAG TTCACGCAAAGTGCTCTGGACTGCATGAGTGTGGAGGTAGGACGGCTGCGTGCCTTCTTGCAG GGTGGGCAGGAGGCTACAGATATTGCCCTTCTGCTCCGGGATCTGGAAACTTCGTGCAGTGACATCCGCCAGTTCTGCAAGAAGATCCGAAGGCGAATGCCAGGGACAGATGCTCCTGGGATCCCAGCTGCACTGGCCTTTGGACCACAG GTATCTGACACGCTCCTAGACTGCAGGAAACACTTGACATGGGTCGTGGCTGTGCTGCAGGAGGTGGCAGCTGCTGCTGCCCAGCTCATTGCCCCACTGGCGGAGAATGAGGGGCTACCTGTGGCTGCCCTGGAGGAACTGGCTTTCAAAGCAAGCGAGCAG ATCTATGGGACCCCTTCCAGCAGCCCCTATGAGTGTCTGCGCCAGTCATGCAACATCCTCATCAGTACCATGAACAAGCTGGCCACAGCCATGCAGGAGGGGGAGTATGATGCAGAGCGGCCCCCCAGCAAG CCTCCACCAGTTGAGTTGCGGGCTGCCGCCCTTCGTGCAGAGATCACAGATGCTGAAGGACTGGGTTTGAAGCTCGAAGATCGAGAGACAGTTATTAAGGAGTTGAAGAAGTCACTCAAGATTAAG GGAGAGGAGCTAAGTGAGGCCAATGTGCGGCTGAGCCTCCTGGAGAAGAAGTTGGACAGTGCTGCCAAGGATGCAGATGAGCGTATCGAGAAAGTCCAGACTCGGCTGGAGGAGACCCAGGCACTGCTGCGGAAGAAGGAGAA AGATTTTGAGGAGACAATGGATGCACTCCAGGCTGACATCGACCAGCTGGAGGCAGAGAAGACAGAACTAAAGCAACGGCTGAACAGCCAGTCTAAGCGCACAATTGAGGGGCTCCGGAGCCCTCCTCCTTCAGGCATTGCTACTCTGGTCTCTGGCATTGCTGGTG AAGAACAACAGCGAG GAGCTGTCCCTGGGCAGGCTCCAGGGTctgtgccaggcccagggctggTGAAGGACTCACCACTGCTGCTTCAGCAGATCTCTGCCATGAGGCTGCACATCTCCCAGCTCCAGCATGAGAATAACATCCTCAAG GGAGCCCAGATGAAGGCATCCTTGGCATCCCTGCCCCCTCTGCATGTTGCAAAGCTATCCCATGAGGGCCCTGGCAGTGAGTTACCAGCTGGAGCGCTGTATCGTAAGACCAGCCAGCTGCTGGAGACGTTGAATCAgttgagcacacacacacacgtagtaGACATCACTCGCACTAGCCCTG CTACCAAGAGTCCATCAGCCCAACTTATGGAGCAAGTGGCTCAGCTTAAGTCCCTGAGTGACACCATTGAGAAGCTCAAG GATGAGGTCCTCAAGGAAACAGTATCTCAGCGCCCTGGAGCCACAGTACCCACTGACTTTGCCACCTTCCCTTCATCAGCCTTCCTCAGG GCCAAGGAGGAGCAGCAGGATGACACAGTCTACATGGGCAAAGTGACCTTCTCCTGTGCGGCTGGTCTTGGACAGCGACACCGGCTGGTGCTGACCCAGGAGCAGCTGCACCAGCTTCACAGTCGCCTCATCTCCTAA
- the DCTN1 gene encoding dynactin subunit 1 isoform X9, translating into MAQSKRHVYSRTPSGSRMSAEASARPLRVGSRVEVIGKGHRGTVAYVGATLFATGKWVGVILDEAKGKNDGTVQGRKYFTCDEGHGIFVRQSQIQVFEDGADTTSPETPDSSASKVLKREGTDTTAKTSKLPTRPASTGVAGASSSLGPSGSASAGELSSSEPSTPAQTPLAAPIIPTPALTSPGAVPPLPSPSKEEEGLRAQVRDLEEKLETLRLKRAEDKAKLKELEKHKIQLEQVQEWKSKMQEQQADLQRRLKEARKEAKEALEAKERYMEEMADTADAIEMATLDKEMAEERAESLQQEVEALKERVDELTTDLEILKAEIEEKGSDGAASSYQLKQLEEQNARLKDALVRMRDLSSSEKQEHVKLQKLMEKKNQELEVVRQQRERLQEELSQAESTIDELKEQVDAALGAEEMVEMLTDRNLNLEEKVRELRETVGDLEAMNEMNDELQENARETELELREQLDMAGARVREAQKRVEAAQETVADYQQTIKKYRQLTAHLQDVNRELTNQQEASVERQQQPPPETFDFKIKFAETKAHAKAIEMELRQMEVAQANRHMSLLTAFMPDSFLRPGGDHDCVLVLLLMPRLICKAELIRKQAQEKFELSENCSERPGLRGAAGEQLSFAAGLVYSLSLLQATLHRYEHALSQCSVDVYKKVGSLYPEMSAHERSLDFLIELLHKDQLDETVNVEPLTKAIKYYQHLYSIHLAEQPEDCTMQLADHIKFTQSALDCMSVEVGRLRAFLQGGQEATDIALLLRDLETSCSDIRQFCKKIRRRMPGTDAPGIPAALAFGPQVSDTLLDCRKHLTWVVAVLQEVAAAAAQLIAPLAENEGLPVAALEELAFKASEQIYGTPSSSPYECLRQSCNILISTMNKLATAMQEGEYDAERPPSKPPPVELRAAALRAEITDAEGLGLKLEDRETVIKELKKSLKIKGEELSEANVRLSLLEKKLDSAAKDADERIEKVQTRLEETQALLRKKEKDFEETMDALQADIDQLEAEKTELKQRLNSQSKRTIEGLRSPPPSGIATLVSGIAGGAVPGQAPGSVPGPGLVKDSPLLLQQISAMRLHISQLQHENNILKGAQMKASLASLPPLHVAKLSHEGPGSELPAGALYRKTSQLLETLNQLSTHTHVVDITRTSPATKSPSAQLMEQVAQLKSLSDTIEKLKDEVLKETVSQRPGATVPTDFATFPSSAFLRAKEEQQDDTVYMGKVTFSCAAGLGQRHRLVLTQEQLHQLHSRLIS; encoded by the exons AGGGAACTGATACAACTGCAAAGACTAGCAAACTG CCCACCCGCCCAGCCAGTACTGGGGTGGCTGGGGCCAGTAGCTCCCTGGGCCCCTCTGGCTCAGCATCAGCAGGTGAGCTGAGCAGCAGTGAGCCCAGCACCCCGGCTCAGACTCCGCTGGCAGCACCCATCATCCCCACGCCGGCCCTCACCTCTCCTGGAGCAGTCCCCCCGCTTCCTTCCCCCTCCAAG gaggaggagggactaAGGGCTCAGGTGCGGGACCTGGAGGAAAAACTAGAGACCCTGAGACTGAAACGGGCAGAAGACaaagcaaagctaaaagagcTGGAGAAACACAAAATCCAACTGGAGCAGGTGCAGGAATGGAAGAGCAAAATGCAGGAGCAGCAGGCCGACCTGCAGCGGCGCCTCAAGGAGGCGAGAAAG GAAGCCAAGGAGGCCCTGGAGGCAAAGGAACGTTATATGGAGGAGATGGCTGATACTGCTGATGCCATTGAGATGGCCACTTTGGACAAGGAGATGGCTGAAGAGCGGGCTGAGTCCCTGcagcaggaggtggaggcacTGAAAGAGCGAGTGGACGAGCTCACCACTGACTTAGAGATCCTCAAGGCTGAGATTGAAGAGAAGG GCTCAGATGGCGCTGCATCCAGTTATCAGCTCAAGCAGCTTGAGGAGCAGAACGCCCGCCTGAAGGATGCCCTGGTGAG GATGCGGGATCTTTCTTCCTCAGAGAAGCAGGAGCATGTGAAGCTCCAGAAGCTCATGGAAAAGAAGAACCAAGAACTGGAAGTTGTGAGGCAGCAGCGGGAGCGTCTGCAGGAGGAGCTAAGCCAGGCAGAGAGCACCATTGATGAGCTCAAGGAGCAG GTGGATGCTGCTCTGGGTGCTGAGGAGATGGTGGAGATGCTGACAGATCGGAACCTGAATCTGGAAGAGAAAGTGCGCGAGTTGAGGGAGACTGTGGGAGACTTG GAAGCGATGAATGAGATGAACGACGAGCTGCAGGAGAATGCACGTGAGACAGAACTGGAGCTGCGGGAGCAGCTGGACATGGCGGGCGCGCGGGTTCGTGAGGCCCAGAAGCGTGTGGAGGCAGCCCAGGAGACGGTTGCAGACTACCAGCAGACCATTAAGAAGTACCGCCAGCTGACCGCCCATCTTCAG GATGTGAATCGGGAACTGACAAACCAGCAGGAAGCATCTGTGGAGAGGCAACAGCAGCCACCTCCAGAGACCTTTGACTTCAAAATCAAGTTTGCTGAGACTAAGGCCCATGCCAAG GCAATTGAGATGGAATTGAGGCAGATGGAGGTGGCCCAGGCCAACCGACACATGTCCCTGCTGACAGCCTTCATGCCTGACAGCTTCCTTCGGCCAGGTGGGGACCATGACTGCGTTCTGGTGCTGCTACTCATGCCTCGTCTCATTTGCAAG GCAGAGCTGATCCGGAAGCAGGCCCAGGAGAAGTTTGAACTAAGTGAGAACTGTTCAGAGCGGCCTGGGCTGCGAGGAGCTGCTGGGGAACAACTCAGCTTTGCTGCTGGACTGGTGTACTCGCTGAGCCTACTGCAGGCCACGCTACACCGCTATGAGCA TGCCCTCTCTCAGTGCAGTGTGGATGTGTATAAGAAAGTGGGCAGCCTCTACCCTGAGATGAGTGCCCATGAGCGTTCATTGGATTTCCTTATTGAACTGCTGCACAAGGATCAGCTGGATGAGACTGTCAATGTGGAGCCTCTCACCAAGGCCATCAAGTACTATCAG CATCTGTACAGCATCCACCTTGCCGAACAGCCTGAGGACTGTACTATGCAGCTGGCTGACCACATTAAG TTCACGCAAAGTGCTCTGGACTGCATGAGTGTGGAGGTAGGACGGCTGCGTGCCTTCTTGCAG GGTGGGCAGGAGGCTACAGATATTGCCCTTCTGCTCCGGGATCTGGAAACTTCGTGCAGTGACATCCGCCAGTTCTGCAAGAAGATCCGAAGGCGAATGCCAGGGACAGATGCTCCTGGGATCCCAGCTGCACTGGCCTTTGGACCACAG GTATCTGACACGCTCCTAGACTGCAGGAAACACTTGACATGGGTCGTGGCTGTGCTGCAGGAGGTGGCAGCTGCTGCTGCCCAGCTCATTGCCCCACTGGCGGAGAATGAGGGGCTACCTGTGGCTGCCCTGGAGGAACTGGCTTTCAAAGCAAGCGAGCAG ATCTATGGGACCCCTTCCAGCAGCCCCTATGAGTGTCTGCGCCAGTCATGCAACATCCTCATCAGTACCATGAACAAGCTGGCCACAGCCATGCAGGAGGGGGAGTATGATGCAGAGCGGCCCCCCAGCAAG CCTCCACCAGTTGAGTTGCGGGCTGCCGCCCTTCGTGCAGAGATCACAGATGCTGAAGGACTGGGTTTGAAGCTCGAAGATCGAGAGACAGTTATTAAGGAGTTGAAGAAGTCACTCAAGATTAAG GGAGAGGAGCTAAGTGAGGCCAATGTGCGGCTGAGCCTCCTGGAGAAGAAGTTGGACAGTGCTGCCAAGGATGCAGATGAGCGTATCGAGAAAGTCCAGACTCGGCTGGAGGAGACCCAGGCACTGCTGCGGAAGAAGGAGAA AGATTTTGAGGAGACAATGGATGCACTCCAGGCTGACATCGACCAGCTGGAGGCAGAGAAGACAGAACTAAAGCAACGGCTGAACAGCCAGTCTAAGCGCACAATTGAGGGGCTCCGGAGCCCTCCTCCTTCAGGCATTGCTACTCTGGTCTCTGGCATTGCTGGTG GAGCTGTCCCTGGGCAGGCTCCAGGGTctgtgccaggcccagggctggTGAAGGACTCACCACTGCTGCTTCAGCAGATCTCTGCCATGAGGCTGCACATCTCCCAGCTCCAGCATGAGAATAACATCCTCAAG GGAGCCCAGATGAAGGCATCCTTGGCATCCCTGCCCCCTCTGCATGTTGCAAAGCTATCCCATGAGGGCCCTGGCAGTGAGTTACCAGCTGGAGCGCTGTATCGTAAGACCAGCCAGCTGCTGGAGACGTTGAATCAgttgagcacacacacacacgtagtaGACATCACTCGCACTAGCCCTG CTACCAAGAGTCCATCAGCCCAACTTATGGAGCAAGTGGCTCAGCTTAAGTCCCTGAGTGACACCATTGAGAAGCTCAAG GATGAGGTCCTCAAGGAAACAGTATCTCAGCGCCCTGGAGCCACAGTACCCACTGACTTTGCCACCTTCCCTTCATCAGCCTTCCTCAGG GCCAAGGAGGAGCAGCAGGATGACACAGTCTACATGGGCAAAGTGACCTTCTCCTGTGCGGCTGGTCTTGGACAGCGACACCGGCTGGTGCTGACCCAGGAGCAGCTGCACCAGCTTCACAGTCGCCTCATCTCCTAA